GAGTTCTCAGTTGTCATGAACAGAGTTTCAAAAGGTTTCTTTAAAGGTGGCAGGGGTTTGCGACAAGGTGACTCAATCTCACCTTATTCGTTCATTTTAGTAGAGGAAATATTCTCGAGGATGATGAAAAATAGGTGGAGCTGGGCAAGATTATTCTGTTTTATCACCCAAGGGGCACTCCTATTATCTCTCACTTGCTTTATGCCAATgatatggttttatttttcaatggGGGAAAGGCATCTTTGAGGGCTATTTTTGATGTACTTAAGGTCTATGAGGAGTGGTCGGGGCAAGTAGTGAGCAAAAGGAAAttgtctatattttttttccaagcaAATTTCAGTATCTAGACGCAGTGAGTTGCTTCATTTCACTGGTTTTGTGGAAggttattttcctttcaattacTTGGGGGTACCTATTATTTCAGAAAGATTAGATAATGTTCATTTTTGAAGACTTGTTTGCAAAATTCGGTCGAAGGATGGAAAGCTAGACTATTATCTAGTGGGGCTCGACTGCTTCTCATGAAACATGTGCTTTAAAGCATATATATACCTGTGCATTGCATGTCAATCTTAAGAATGCCTAAAGCTGTTCTTGAGAAGATTCAAAGGATTATAAGCATTTTTTTCGGGAGAGTGAAGGATGTAAAAGCGAAGAAAAAATGGCATGTTTGGGAGGATATTAATTTGCAAGCCGATTTCAGGAGGTGGGTTGGGTATCCATATTCTACATGTGGTGCAGTCTTCTTTACACATGAAAATAGCTTGGAATTTATTGCAAGGTACATATCTTTGGTCAAATTGTTTTCATGGTAAATATGTTGATGATAAACATATTTTTGTGGTGGATCCAAAGAAAGGGTCTaatttttggaagatggttttgaAGAGTTAGTGCAAGCTAATTCTAAATGGAAAGTTTGTAATggacaaatatatttttgaagagaTCAGTGGTGTGGTAATGTGCCTATATGTGATCATTTCCATATTATTGAATTACCAAATCTAAAACTGGAAGATTGTAAAACTAGTATGGGTTGGAATTCGAAACTATTTACTCGgttggtgggataccaaaaaGCAGAGGAAATTATAGTGCAACTGGGCAGGATAAAAAGTAGGCATGATGTGCTAATATGGCTTCCGAATGCTGATGGGACATTCTCTACACGTAGCGCTTGGTGTTGTATACGAACAAGAGGTCCAAAATTTCCTTGGGTGAAATGGGTTTGGCACCTAActcttccaaaaaataaaaatttaatcacTATGTGGAAAGCCATGCATGAGTGTCTTCCTTTAGATGACAAAATCAAAACAGTCAGTATTCCTATTGTTTCCCGATGTGATGTTGCTTAGTACATGGATATGAAGATCTCAATCATGTCCTTGCGCGAGGGGAATTTACTGTAAAAATATGGCGAGTTTGTTCTGTGGGTCTTGGAGTACCATGTATGGAAGGCTATTCCTAGAGACAAACGGTTGATTGTTGGCATTGGCTGGCTAGAAATTCTCCTTGATCTGGTCAATTACTAGGCATCCTTCCATCTATAATTACATGGCACTTATGGGGGCGTTGAATCAAGGCCAAGATGGAAGGTATGGTGGAATCAATGCAAAAGGTTTGGTCTTCCATTAAATATTGGGTGTCTTGGGGTTGCTTTAAAGCTTAAGGAAGTAAGAGCTAGTGTTTACTTAGCGGGATGAAGATATTTTACAGTGCTTGAAACTGCCTTTATAAGCTAATACGAAGGAGGTTGTAACTCAAGTCCAGTGGAACTGTGGAAGTATCCAAAACAAGGTTGGGTGAAGTTGAATGTGGATAGTTGTTCTCCCTGTAACCCAGGGCCATTGGGTGCGGTAGGTGTGATTCGGGATGATAAAGGTGATCTAATTTGTGGTTTTGCAGCTTCTACAGGTCATAATTCCAATAATTATGTAGAGCTGATGGGATTACTCCAAGGGTTGCAACATATTGATATGTTGGGATTGTCAAAGGTGGAGATTGAACTGGATTCCATGCTTGTGCTCAACTAGGTGAAAACGCAGTGATGTGGCCTTTGATACATGAAAGATTATTAGGATGAAATCCAAACTTGTTCAGTTGGACTTACCATTTCGTTATCTCATTGTTATAGAGAAAGCAAGTCAATTTAAATGGCTTAGCTAAAAGGGGAGCTCAAGCTATCATTGGTACATGGTCTTCGATGTCAAATTTGCCATCCTTTATTAGAGGAAGCATTCGGTTAGATAGGGAGGGTTTTCCCTATATTCGAAAAACTAGGAAATGTTGTTAGAGGGCTATGGGGAGTGCATAGtggattaatttattttttttagcctctgtgattatttttttgctaGTCTTTATCACAACAGTGAGTACCAGATTGTTATTACGGCTTGTTCTCCTCAACCATAAGTGAGGAGGTTTTTTATAATAAGGAGGACCGTCTtccaagttttaaaaaaataaaaatatttacacactctatgattataaatattacttcttgtatgtatatatatatagcactacaaacaaaaaatcaagtatttttgtttttccaaaaagtcaaaaatttctatatattaatatatataccagAGGCTACATCTAATTAAGCATGCAGCATCAACAACTCAATCATCATAGGAGAAAAACGCGTAgtgtattaataaattaatgaataattaaaaaaagatatcaaTTCATGATACAAGGCTGATGGATGGAGAAATGCAAGATCAGACGTTGGAATTTAAGATCGGGAAAGAGATCATGCAACTGAAGAGGTATTAACAATTTAAAGAAGAGCCTGCAGGCGGGCGGGGAACGTCTAAATTAGAAAGCCTATTCCAACATTAATCATCTGCTGGAAACCTCCTAATTAATTCTATTGGGGTCTTGACATGACATTTAACATTGATATTGATTTTGCTATGGGAAATCTTGGAATTGCTTGCTGGTTGGGAGGGCCGGTCTGCTAATTATAAGAGTAGCACGTACAAGCTGTCCAGTGATTTTGTCTGATCTTTGGGGCCGGTTCCAGTgctgacatatatatatatatatatatatatgtataataaagTCATGTAATTTGTTAGGACtttacataatattattttctcaaatatcctctaatttttttgttaatattatatatatatatatatatatatatgtgtgtgtgtgtgtgtgtgtgtgtgtgtattacaATAAGGATTACTAGTAACATTTATAATTAGGTACAGAACTGATCGTGATCAGGATCATATTCACATGAATGATCGATATATAGACTGCAATTAGCTGCATGCAACAATCAGcaattaatactattatatttagaatattatttattattattatttttattgacaaAAGGTCAATGCATGGGTTACAACCAATGGTAAAGTACTCATGTGGAATAGATTACATGAAATGGACGGGGTCTCTACTAAATCTTATTTCTGCTAGCTGCCGACTGCATGCATTACTTTAAAGCGATGCATGGACATGATGGTCACGAGAATGCTCCTTGATTGAGGATTAATATTACTCATTTAGTTTTGAGGAGCATTTTGTTTAAGTTGTTCTGTTGCCCCCGCTCATTCTGCAGATGACCCCGTACAAGCAGGAGGGTTCTGAGTTCCAGCAAATGTGGGTTTGACATTCTCACATATTGCTTTATACTCTCCAGACCCTGTGAATTTAATGTCGATGTTCTCAAGATGCACTTTCTCGCATGGTACGCTCTTGCTACAAGATATCTTGACAGCCTCTACACTAGTACTAGTTCCTCGAATGTTCTTGAAGCTAACGTCGCTGATCTTGATCGTAGAGGGAATCTAGAACCAGGAAGATCGatcccaaaagaaaagaaaaaaaaatcatagtttctttagttttttcttGCATATTGAAGTCGATTGAAGCTGATAACGTAAAATTCCATGTGATATTCTTACCTGAGCTTTGCATATACCATGTGGGCAGTATCCTTGATCTATGAGGAGACAATTCTCCACGTTAGTCATGTCAATATTCTCGAAATGCAGACCGGTTGCAGTACCAGGACTAGGGCTAGCAGGCCATGTCTTGATCCTCACGCCATTTGTGGCATCGGTAATGGTGCAATCGGTGACTGTGATTCCAGTCACAGGTTCCTCGTCCTTGTATTTTCCAAGGCTTCCAATGCTGATGCCATGGCCAGGTCCACATGTTACTTTTGTGATAGTAACGCCTTGGCTTCCATCACCAATGGAGATACAATCATCACCAGTTCCAATCTTTATATCGCTAATTGTAATCAAAGATGAACGTCCAATGTGGATTCCATCGGTGTTGGCGCTGTCTGCAGGTGCAGTTATGGTTAGTTGTTCTAACTGCATGTGTTTGCAGCCCAACAAGATTATGTGGAAATATTTGCTGTTTAGTGATGTTATGTCCTTGACTACTGCATTTGTGAGGAAGCTGAACTTCAAATTCTGCATGcgttcattttttaaacattaagaaccacatattaataaataatagtaagcgattagtgtcatatatatatatatatatagagagagagtggTGGAAAATCTATAGCATGCATGCCGAACAATTCTTACAGCGGCAAATACTCCGCAGTTGGCGTCATTGGCACAGTTATTTGATTTCCAAGCTAGTTGTCCTTGCCCATCGAAAGTTCCACCCCCTGACAGAGTGAACCCATCAACATGAATGATTTGAATCCAGAAATCCTTGAATTTACCGGGGTCTGCCGGAGCCTGGACGGTGCCATGATTCTGGAATTCAATAGGTCCCTTGCAAGGTCCTTCTAAGCTCACTTCACCTAATTTGAATGTCCCTTTTGGAACCACAACTTGGTTTTTACCACTTGCTGCGCATGCATCTTTCCAAGCACTGGTCAAAGCCTGATGATCATTACAGAAATCGAAAacgaaaatagaataaattactTCAGCCTTAATTCTTCTTTTTAGATCATAAGTAATACTGATGATCAGATCAATAATTATGATGAGTATAGCATTTAAACATTTATGCTGATCAACAATATGTGCATGATCTTAAATGGAATTgcagtagtatatatatacacacacacacacataccgCGGTTATATCTCCACCAGGCTTTGCTCCATGTGTTGTCACATCAAAAACTGCGGCCTGGGCATGATCAATGGCATTAAATGCCACTAGAAACACCAAGGACATCAACGCGAGGTTTATATTCACAGCCATCTTGATCTTTTATCTATCTATCGCACctctgccttttttttttttttttagttgttgtTGGTGTTGTCTGATATAAATGATCGATGAAAAGATCCTTTGGTTAACATAACTATTTATAATGCATGGGTGTTGAATCTAAACCGTCTAAATTTGTTGAAACTGTCAATCGATCATTTCCTAATGTTATGCAACACCTTTAATAAGTTTTATGGTATTTATAGTTTATTCAACTAATTCAATGACTTCGATCTATTCTTAGCTTGGCTTCGTCCTTGAAGCTAGCTCTCACTCAATTGAATGGCATTTGTCCCGTGATTTTCTGATCTTAGATCTACTTCTAATGCCCAatcgctagctagctagctagggagaTTAATTAATAGTTAGTAGCCTGTATGCATGGCAAACAATTATTAATTAGTATCCTAAtttagtaattaattatatatgaagaCCATCTACCATGATTCTACACTTATTAGTATCCTAATTAGTGTAGAATCTTCGATTATCAATGGTTATTagagaaaaaatcatttttgcgtactctttttacattctattgatgtgattaacCAAAacgattattttatattaaaaaaacttgatgcagccaatcacattaattgAGTACGTAAAGAGTATACAAAAGTGATTATACGtagaatttttgtatatatcacAACATAGATATGATGCAATATTAATCACATTTATTctctaaactaatttaaattattttggacCCACACGGGAGGGAATTAAAATACTGCATGCATCCAGTACCTTCAAtacccatgcatgcatattctCCCCACACAGACACATgatgcgcgcgcgcgcacatatatatatataaatatatatatatatatacattttctttcattctacATGATAGATAACTTACAAACTTATATATATCGAGCACACTAAAATCTTGATCGTTAACCAGTACTTAGCCTTATAGATTTAATTAAtcaatgagatttatatatacAAGACTTTTTTCTCTATGATAAAGGATATTACTGCAGCACATTATGGTAATAAAgctctatatacatatatatatatagatatagtatATTAGCCGTTTGATTTATAATGTTATCCTTGTATTTGCTGATCATTTAGGTCAATATATATTTCAGTTGTAACGATGCCCCGGTCCCGAAAGTCAAGGGAGTTAGCTCATATTACCTAAACTCATCTCCCAACAACACAATATATACATTCCAAATTCcctaaaaaccataaaaattattattacaaccaataactataatatatttactctAAGATACCAAGAAGTCTCAGAATAACCATCAACCTTCAGCATTTCTATcaaaataaccaaataaaaCTACTGCATAAAACTCTACCAAAATCGAGGTACCCAAAGTCCTCTGTTTATACTTAAACCATTATATTCACATAACCTTACCCATATTTCCTATTCTTGATTCTCCATTGAATCATCTAAATTATCACAAAAGTATTGTGGAGATAAgcggtgagttatcaacaatttAGTAAGTAGAGAATACGTACTaatatgtaaacatgagcattttcaGAGAGTTCAGAATGGAGAAACAAAACATTTCGTTTCAATGTGCATATCTCATAATCATATTATCAGAAAATTAAAGTGACATTTCACTATTCATATTCAAAGCCCCGTGAagctttttctttgaatttgactagacTTTGACTTActaactctgaaattaaacataaaaaaattgtttaggagtatcccaatgtaaatagaaacttaatttaagaatacacattaatttctatgatttctattcacattttagcattttaatctaataatagggtatttagagtgtacTTTTACGTATTCATCACCATGTCATTTAAAATCTTGTGAATAAGTCTCACACTCTTATGACTCTTacaaacaagtctaacaaatttaaaaattaataacataatttttatgttattagtttttaaattattattatatatataaattttaatttacgatttaattatataataatttgggtctaaaaaaatatttttggacccaaaaataatttttaggccCAATGGGCATTAGTGTTTTTGAAGTGGGCAGGGGGCGAGGCAGATAACATGTTCACCTCGCCCCCCAGTACTTGGGGGGCCCACCCCCGCCTCCCGGAGGCGGGGTGTGGGGTGGAAATACCACCCCCTACATATCCTCACAATAGCGCTAGGGAAATATTAATCATCACCTTTAGAAAAATCATGTAGTTTGGGTAAATTTTCAATTGAACAGATATCTCATCTTTACACCTGAAATACCTATTTTAATTGTTCAAAACCTAAAATTATCTTAACTCTAAAATACCATCCTTTCTAAATTCATCAATATCCACATAATCGAAATCATAATTTAATACTACTGACATATAATGTAGTAGGAAATCGTAAATCTCTTAAACAATAGTAGTTCATAAAATATCCTTAATAAtacttatattaaaaatcaatgTAAACTACTAATCAATAtctaatttaaaatcatcaaatATTTATCTCTATGTAATAGGCTTAAagtgtttaaaataaaagattaaactCTTACAATTTACCAccaaaatctagttgtaaaattaatactagataatataattaaaacctttaaatattttctatgaaATCAAGTTTATGGTTAATACATTTATCAAGGTAAAATTATgcttaatttaaaaagattaaacagACTAGAACAGTGAATTTTAAGTATCTGAATTATATTCAATCtagataatgatgaaataaactGAGAGAAAtgagatttatttaatttaaacataagaaaaaaaaaagatccatgtATGCACGTTTAAGGGGGTTTTTCCCCCCGGGCCTAAGGCTCAGGAATGCAGACCCAGGTGCAGTAGGACTGAACTAAACAGATAACCCCATAGGCCCACGGGGCACTCTAGGCCCTAaaggaagaagaacaagaagcatcgaagcttatttttaaaaatattacacatATATAAAGCGAGTCTCAATCAGGAAAGACCGTTGATTATTGATCAAATTGTCCGAAAACTAA
This is a stretch of genomic DNA from Carya illinoinensis cultivar Pawnee chromosome 3, C.illinoinensisPawnee_v1, whole genome shotgun sequence. It encodes these proteins:
- the LOC122305801 gene encoding exopolygalacturonase-like, encoding MAVNINLALMSLVFLVAFNAIDHAQAAVFDVTTHGAKPGGDITAALTSAWKDACAASGKNQVVVPKGTFKLGEVSLEGPCKGPIEFQNHGTVQAPADPGKFKDFWIQIIHVDGFTLSGGGTFDGQGQLAWKSNNCANDANCGVFAANLKFSFLTNAVVKDITSLNSKYFHIILLGCKHMQLEQLTITAPADSANTDGIHIGRSSLITISDIKIGTGDDCISIGDGSQGVTITKVTCGPGHGISIGSLGKYKDEEPVTGITVTDCTITDATNGVRIKTWPASPSPGTATGLHFENIDMTNVENCLLIDQGYCPHGICKAQIPSTIKISDVSFKNIRGTSTSVEAVKISCSKSVPCEKVHLENIDIKFTGSGEYKAICENVKPTFAGTQNPPACTGSSAE